A region of Gracilinanus agilis isolate LMUSP501 chromosome 3, AgileGrace, whole genome shotgun sequence DNA encodes the following proteins:
- the HES2 gene encoding transcription factor HES-2 — translation MSPHSDEPVAGSAFQPKMGVPRRPGDAAEMRKTLKPLMEKRRRARINESLSQLKGLILPLIGKDSSRYSKLEKADILEMTVRFLQELQTSHCYAAPNLAESYREGYRACLSRLTRLLPTCSLLDGDVCSRLLEHLHRSASGQYPLGLPDSRRSPKDSGSESPDGMRLASSPRGSACPPGPPPSGLWRPW, via the exons ATGTCTCCCCACAGCGATGAGCCGGTTGCAGGGAGCGCCTTCCAGCCCAAGATGGGGGTCCCTCGAAGGCCAGGAGACGCGGCAGAAATGCGCAAG ACTCTGAAGCCTCTGATGGAGAAACGCCGACGGGCGCGCATAAACGAGAGCCTTAGCCAGCTCAAGGGGCTCATCTTACCCCTCATCGGCAAGGAC AGTTCCCGCTACTCGAAGCTGGAGAAGGCAGACATCCTAGAAATGACAGTGCGCTTCCTCCAGGAGCTGCAGACTTCCCACTGCTATGCGGCTCCCA acttAGCAGAGAGCTACAGAGAAGGCTATCGCGCCTGTCTCAGCCGGCTAACCCGGCTCCTGCCCACCTGCAGCCTCCTTGATGGCGACGTGTGCAGTCGACTCCTGGAGCACTTGCACCGAAGCGCCTCCGGCCAGTACCCTCTTGGGCTCCCGGACTCCCGGCGCAGCCCCAAAGACTCGGGCTCTGAGTCCCCGGATGGAATGCGGTTGGCCTCCTCTCCTCGTGGATCTGCCTGTCCCCCTGGCCCCCCACCTTCTGGACTCTGGCGCCCCTGGTAG